A single window of Helicobacter pylori NCTC 11637 = CCUG 17874 = ATCC 43504 = JCM 12093 DNA harbors:
- a CDS encoding AtpZ/AtpI family protein, whose amino-acid sequence MKKPKYYKFIEGANYLSLGLSMVVAILMGVAIGYGLKKLTHISWLFWLGVIWGVLASFLNVYKAYKNMQKDYEELAKDPKYTQNKTK is encoded by the coding sequence TTGAAAAAGCCAAAGTATTATAAATTCATAGAGGGGGCGAATTATTTGAGCTTAGGGCTTTCTATGGTGGTAGCGATCCTTATGGGCGTGGCTATAGGCTATGGGCTTAAAAAGCTCACTCACATTTCGTGGCTTTTTTGGCTTGGGGTTATTTGGGGCGTATTAGCGAGCTTTCTCAATGTCTATAAAGCTTATAAAAACATGCAAAAAGATTATGAAGAATTAGCCAAAGACCCCAAATACACACAAAACAAAACAAAATAA
- the hemL gene encoding glutamate-1-semialdehyde 2,1-aminomutase: MELLHSINDFNEAKQVIVGGVNSPVRAFKSVKGTPPFILKGKGAYLYDVDNNHYIDFVQSWGPLIFGHADEEIEENIINALKKGTSFGAPTELETTLAKEIISCYEGLDKVRLVNSGTEATMSAIRLARAYSQKDDLIKFEGCYHGHSDSLLVKAGSGCATFGSPSSLGVPNDFSKHTLVARYNDLNSTEECFKKGDVGCVIIEPIAGNMGLVPAQKEFLLGLKALCEKYQAVLILDEVMSGFRASLSGSQEFYGVVPDLVTFGKVIGAGLPLACFGGRAEIMDLLSPIGGVYQAGTLSGNPLAVCAGLSALYKIKRDKTLYTRLNALAVRLTQGLKKSAQSYNIALETLNRGSMFGFFFNENAVHDFDDALKSDTEMFAKFHQKMLFKGVYLACSSFETGFICEPMTEEMIDLAVAKADESFDEIIKGV, from the coding sequence ATGGAGTTGTTGCACAGCATTAATGATTTTAATGAAGCTAAGCAGGTGATCGTTGGGGGGGTCAATTCGCCTGTGAGAGCGTTTAAGAGCGTTAAGGGCACTCCCCCCTTTATTTTAAAAGGTAAGGGGGCGTATCTTTATGATGTGGATAACAACCATTATATAGATTTTGTGCAAAGCTGGGGGCCTTTGATTTTTGGGCATGCGGATGAAGAAATTGAAGAAAATATTATTAATGCATTAAAAAAAGGCACTTCTTTTGGCGCTCCCACAGAATTAGAAACCACTTTAGCTAAGGAAATCATTTCTTGTTATGAAGGCTTAGATAAGGTGCGTTTAGTGAATAGCGGCACAGAAGCGACCATGAGCGCGATACGACTCGCTAGAGCTTATAGCCAAAAAGACGATTTGATCAAGTTTGAAGGGTGCTACCATGGGCATAGCGACTCTTTGTTGGTGAAAGCGGGTAGCGGGTGTGCTACTTTTGGATCGCCTTCTTCTTTGGGCGTGCCGAACGATTTTAGCAAACACACTCTAGTGGCTCGTTATAACGACTTGAACTCCACAGAAGAATGCTTTAAAAAAGGCGATGTGGGTTGCGTTATCATTGAACCCATTGCTGGGAATATGGGGTTAGTGCCGGCTCAAAAAGAGTTTTTACTAGGCTTAAAGGCTTTGTGTGAAAAATACCAAGCGGTGCTGATTTTAGATGAAGTGATGAGCGGGTTTAGAGCGAGTTTGAGCGGTTCGCAAGAATTTTATGGCGTGGTGCCGGATTTGGTAACCTTTGGTAAGGTGATAGGTGCGGGGCTTCCTTTGGCGTGTTTTGGGGGGCGTGCGGAAATTATGGACTTGCTTTCACCCATTGGAGGCGTGTATCAAGCAGGCACCTTAAGCGGTAACCCCCTAGCGGTGTGCGCGGGGTTGAGCGCGCTTTATAAAATCAAAAGAGACAAAACCCTTTATACCCGCTTAAACGCTTTAGCCGTTCGTTTGACTCAAGGTTTAAAAAAGAGCGCTCAAAGCTATAACATCGCTTTAGAAACGCTCAACAGAGGGAGTATGTTTGGCTTTTTCTTTAACGAAAATGCGGTGCACGATTTTGATGACGCTTTAAAAAGCGATACGGAAATGTTTGCAAAATTCCACCAAAAAATGCTCTTTAAGGGCGTGTATTTGGCATGTTCAAGCTTTGAAACCGGCTTTATTTGTGAGCCTATGACTGAAGAGATGATTGATTTAGCGGTTGCAAAGGCTGATGAAAGTTTTGATGAAATCATAAAGGGCGTGTGA
- a CDS encoding YceI family protein — MKKMVLVSVLLAGFLQAVNLDLSSAKLTWTAFKTKAKTPVNGSFESITYKLGKSQDSLKTLLEGATASMDSLKVNLGDELKNKNVKEAFFALFKNTNIKVTFRNVIEGDHAGSLTAYVRMNEKLVKVPMQYTIAEDKLVVKGVLDLLNFGLKNELASLAKRCESFHEGLTWSQVEIQFESMIKG, encoded by the coding sequence ATGAAAAAAATGGTTTTGGTATCGGTTTTACTGGCAGGGTTTTTGCAAGCGGTGAATTTGGATTTATCTTCGGCTAAGCTAACATGGACGGCCTTTAAAACTAAGGCTAAAACGCCAGTAAATGGGAGCTTTGAAAGCATCACCTATAAATTGGGTAAATCTCAAGATAGTTTAAAAACCCTTTTAGAAGGGGCAACTGCGAGCATGGATAGCCTGAAAGTCAATTTAGGCGATGAATTGAAAAATAAAAATGTTAAAGAAGCTTTTTTCGCTCTTTTTAAAAACACTAACATCAAAGTAACTTTTAGAAATGTGATAGAAGGCGATCATGCAGGTTCTCTTACGGCTTATGTGAGGATGAATGAAAAGCTGGTAAAAGTGCCTATGCAATACACGATTGCTGAGGATAAGCTCGTGGTTAAAGGGGTCTTGGATCTATTGAATTTTGGCTTGAAAAACGAATTAGCGAGCTTGGCCAAACGATGTGAGAGCTTTCATGAGGGCTTGACTTGGTCGCAGGTGGAAATCCAATTTGAAAGCATGATTAAGGGATAA